In Candidatus Methylomirabilota bacterium, the DNA window CGGCGGGCCTCGGCAACGTCAACCTCATCAAAGTCTCGAGCATCATCCCGCCCGACGTCACGATCGTGGACCTTCCGAAAATCAAGCCGGGCGCGCTCATCCCGACGGCGTACGCCGCGATGACGAGCGACGTGCCCGGCCAGACGGTAGCCGCCGCCGTCGGCTACGCGCTGCCCGACGACGCGTCGAAGCCCGGCGTCATCATGGAGTTCCACGATGCCGCCACGCGCCGGGACGCCGAGCGGGCGGTCCGCGCGATGCTCGAGGAGGCGTTCTCCGTCCGGGGCGAGCCGATTCGCGAGCTGAAGGTCTTCGCCGTCGAGCACACGGTCGCGCGCGTCGGGTGCGTCCTGGCCGCGGTCGTCCTGCTCGCCGAAGAAGACCTCGCGTAGCGGCGCATGC includes these proteins:
- a CDS encoding arginine decarboxylase, pyruvoyl-dependent, producing MSKTVTMAAAAVGSAEGGSPLNAFDNALLAAGLGNVNLIKVSSIIPPDVTIVDLPKIKPGALIPTAYAAMTSDVPGQTVAAAVGYALPDDASKPGVIMEFHDAATRRDAERAVRAMLEEAFSVRGEPIRELKVFAVEHTVARVGCVLAAVVLLAEEDLA